DNA from Helicobacter pylori:
TATCTCGCTAAAAATTCATGAGATTGTTATTCTTGTTATTGAGCGCTACTTTTATGTTACTGGCTGAAGAAGAAATACCTTTAAATGATGACGCCCCCATTAAATTAGTGCATTGGCAAAATGCATTAAAAGAAGTCCAACCTGATTCAAACGCTTCAGCAACACCACCCATAAAAGCCGTGCAAACCACGCTCACTTTTGAAACGCCGTTTAACAAAACGCCTAAAATCATGGAAGTTGAAGGGCAAAAGGTGATCGTTTTAAAAAACGCTAAATTGGATTCTAAAAAAACCATGGATTTTAAAGAAGCCTCTTTGAATGCTTTAGAAATGTTTTCCTACCAAAATGACATCTATCTCTTGTCTAAAAAAGCTAAAGTGGAATTAGAAATCCAAGCTTCAAACAGCAAGGATAAAAAACGGATCCGCTTTCTTTTTTTGCCTAAAGGGTTTCATTTAGCCCCAACGCCTAGCCATGAAGAAAAACCTCAGCATGCCAATCTCGCAAGCCAAGATGAAAAAGAGCGAGCCAAAAGTCCCTTAAACACTCTAGAGTTAAAACCCCCACTGGATTTAAGCCATGCTTATAAGGCGCTAGCAGTTATTGCTGCCTTACTTCTAATATTGTATATAATCAAAAAAAAAATTGTTCCTGCACAAGGGTCTTTTTCTGCAAAAGATTTTAAGTTAGAAATTAGCGTTTTGGGTCGTGTTGATGCGAACCATAAAATCATTTCCATAGAAACTAATAAGGAGCGTTACTTGGTCTTACTAAGCGATAAATACGGCCTGCTTTTAGACAAAATAAGCCCAAAAACATCTAAGGAAGAACTGATTAAAGAAGCTGAAAATAATATAAAGAATTCAAAATTAGGAAATTTATATGCCGGAAAATTCTAAACTACAACCTGCTAAGTTAGGGAAAAATTTTGACCCTGTGGATCATTCTAACAGGAATTTTTTCTTTTCTCTCATTCTGTCTGTATTGTTACATTGGTTGATTTATTTTTTATTTGAACACAGAGAAGATTTTTTTCCTTCAAAACCCAAGCTCGTTAAATTAAATCCTGAAAATTTATTGGTTTTAAAAAGAGGCCATTCACAAGATCCCAGTAAAAACAACCCAGGTGCTCCTAAACCCACGCTAGCTGGCCCTCAAAAACCCCCAACACCCCCAACACCCCCCACTCCGCCAACCCCACCAAAACCTATAGAAAAGCCAAAGCCTGAGCCTAAACCAAAGCCCAAACCAGAACCCAAAAAGCCCAACCACAAACATAAGGCTCTTAAAAAAGTGGAAAAAGTGGAAGAGAAAAAAGTAGTAGAGGAGAAAAAAGAAGAGAAAAAAGTGGTAGAACAAAAAGTAGAGCAGAAAAAAATAGAAGAGAAAAAACCTGTCAAAAAAGAATTTGACCCTAACCAGCTTTCTTTCTTGCCTAAAGAAGTTGCGCCACCCAGAAAAGAAAATAATAAAGGCTTGGATAACCAAACCAGAAGGGATATTGATGAATTGTATGGCGAAGAATTTGGTGATTTAGGCACAGCCGAAAAAGATTTCATCAGGAATAATTTAAGGGATATTGGGCGCATCACGCAAAAATATTTAGAATACCCTCAAGTGGCGGCTTATTTAGGGCAGGACGGGACGAATGCGGTAGAGTTTTACTTGCACCCTAACGGCGATATTACCGATCTTAAAATCATCATTGGCTCTGAATACAAAATGCTTGATGACAACACTTTAAAAACCATTCAGATCGCTTATAAGGATTACCCACGCCCCAAAACTAAAACCCTCATTCGCATTAGAGTGCGTTATTACTTAGGGGGCAATTAAAAAATGGAAATCGCACTTTTTGATCCCATAGACGCCCACTTGCATGTGCGAGAAAACGCGCTTTTAAAAGTGGTGTTAGGATATTCTAGTGAGCCTTTTAGCGCTGCGGTGATCATGCCTAACCTTAGTAAGCCCTTGATTGACACTCCAACCACCCTTGAATACGAAGAAGAAATTTTAAACCATTCTTCAAACTTCAAGCCTTTAATGAGTTTGTATTTTAATGATGGCTTGACTTTAATAGAATTGCAACGCGCTCAAGAAAAAGGCATCAGATTTTTAAAGCTCTACCCCAAAGGCATGACCACAAACGCGCAAAACGGCACTTCGGATTTGTTGGGTGAAAAAACTTTAGAGATTTTAGAAAACGCCCAAAAATTAGGCTTTATTTTATGCATCCATGCAGAACAAGCCGGGTTTTGTTTGGATAAGGAATTTTTATGCCATAGCGTTTTAGAAACTTTCGCGCTTTCATTCCCTAAACTCAAAATCATTATAGAGCATTTGAGCGATTGGCGCAGTATCGCTTTAATTGAAAAGCATGACAACCTCTATGCGACTTTAACCTTACACCATATCAGCATGACTTTAGATGATTTGTTAGGGGGGAGCTTGAACCCGCATTGTTTTTGCAAACCTTTAATCAAAACCAAAAAAGACCAAGAAAGGCTTTTATCCCTTGCTTTAAAAGCCCACCCTAAAATCTCTTTTGGATCTGATAGTGCCCCGCATTTTATCTCTAAAAAGCATAGTGCTAACATCCCGGCAGGCATCTTTTCTGCTCCTATTTTGTTGCCTGCGTTGTGCGAACTTTTTGAAAAACACAACGCTTTAGAAAACTTGCAAGCCTTTATCAGCGATAACGCTAAAAAAATCTACGCGCTAGACAATTTGCCTAATAAAAAAGTGCATCTGTCTAAAAAACCCTTTATAGTCCCTACACACACGCTTTGCTTGAATGAAAAAATTACTATCTTAAGAGGGGGCGAAACGCTATCTTGGAATCTTCAAGAAATCGCCTAAAAAACACCGCCTTTTTCGTGGGGCTTTTTATCGTTTTATTTTTAATTATAATGAAGCACCAAACCCCCCCCTATGCTTTCACGCACAATCAAACCCTTGTTACTCAAAACCCCCCCTATTTCACACAGCTCACTATCCCTAAACCAAATGACGCTTTAAGCGTGCATGCGAGCTCTTTAATCAGCTTGCCTAACGATAATCTTTTGAGCGCTTATTTTAGCGGCACTAAAGAAGGGGCAAGGGATGTGAAAATCAGCGCGAATCTTTTTGATGGCAAGACTAATCGCTGGAGCGAAGCCTTCATTATTTTAACCAAAGAAGAACTTTCCAAAAACGCGCATGAATACATCAAAAAACTGGGTAACCCCTTGCTTTTTTTGCATGATAATAAAATCTTGTTGTTTGTGGTAGGGGTGAGCATGGGCGGGTGGGCCACTTCTAAAATCTATCAACTTGAAAGCACTTTAGAGCCGATTCATTTTAAGTTTGTGCGAAAACTCTCTTTAAGCCCTTTTTTAAACTTAAGCCATTTGATAAAAAATAAACCCTTAAACACCACTGATGGCGGGTTTATGCTACCGCTCTATCACGAATTAGCCACCCAATACCCCTTGTTGTTGAAATTTGACAAACAAAATAACCCAAGAGAGCTTTTAAGGCCTAATACCCTAAACCACCAGCTCCAGCCAAGCCTAACCCCCTTTAAAGACTGCGCTGTCATGGCGTTTAGAAACCATTCTTTTAAAGATAATCTCATGCTAGAAACCTGTAAAACCCCCACCGCTTGGCAAAAACCCATGCTCACGAATTTGAAAAACTTGAATGACGCTTTGAATTTGATCAATTTAAACGAAGAATTGTATCTGATCCACAACCCTAGCGATTTATCACTGCGTCGTAAAGAACTCTGGCTTTCTAAATTAGAAACCTCCAACTCGTTTAAAACCTTAAAAGTTTTAGACAAAGCCAATGAAGTGAGTTACCCAAGCTATAGTCTTAATCCTCATTTTATAGATATTGTCTATACCTATAACCGCTCTCATATCAAACACATCCGTTTCAATATGGCTTATTTAAATTCCCTTCTCAAGTAATCAGTCATGCTTATATATTCTTCTTACACGCTGAGTTTTGTATGGGTTTTTTTAATTTTCTTTTTTTTCAAAAATAAGCCATTGGGTTTGAGATTTTCACTCTCTTTTTTAAGCGTGATTTTAAGCAATATCGCTTTTAAAGGCTCTCTATCGCTCAATGCATTTTTAAGCAGTTTTACAGCCCCCTTAAGCCCCTTTAGCTGTCTTTTAATCCTTGCTTATGTGATCTTTTCTTGTCATATACTCAAAAAACCCCCTTTAGAAACCTTGCAATCTTATAGCGTCATGCTGTTTTTCAATCTGTTGCTTTTGACAGATATTTTAGGGTTTTTGCCTTTTTCAATCTATCATCATTTCATGGCTTCTCTTATTTTTAGCGTGCTTTTTTGCAGCAGTTTGTTTTTGAGCAGCCCCTTATTGGGTGTGATCGCTTTAGTGGCTTTATCCAGTTCGCTTTTGATGCGTTCTAATTTTCAAATCTTGGATTCTTTATTGGATTTCCCTTTGCTTCTTTTTGTCTTTTTTAAGACTTTATATCTTGTTCAAAAAAGGTTATAGTAACGCTTATGAAATCCTTATCTAATGCCCTTTTTTCGCTCTTTTTAAAAGGTTTTTATTTCACCTTTTTTATGAGCTTGTTGTTTGTTTTTAATCGTATCGGCTTTATCATTTATA
Protein-coding regions in this window:
- a CDS encoding energy transducer TonB; the encoded protein is MPENSKLQPAKLGKNFDPVDHSNRNFFFSLILSVLLHWLIYFLFEHREDFFPSKPKLVKLNPENLLVLKRGHSQDPSKNNPGAPKPTLAGPQKPPTPPTPPTPPTPPKPIEKPKPEPKPKPKPEPKKPNHKHKALKKVEKVEEKKVVEEKKEEKKVVEQKVEQKKIEEKKPVKKEFDPNQLSFLPKEVAPPRKENNKGLDNQTRRDIDELYGEEFGDLGTAEKDFIRNNLRDIGRITQKYLEYPQVAAYLGQDGTNAVEFYLHPNGDITDLKIIIGSEYKMLDDNTLKTIQIAYKDYPRPKTKTLIRIRVRYYLGGN
- the pyrC gene encoding dihydroorotase, which produces MEIALFDPIDAHLHVRENALLKVVLGYSSEPFSAAVIMPNLSKPLIDTPTTLEYEEEILNHSSNFKPLMSLYFNDGLTLIELQRAQEKGIRFLKLYPKGMTTNAQNGTSDLLGEKTLEILENAQKLGFILCIHAEQAGFCLDKEFLCHSVLETFALSFPKLKIIIEHLSDWRSIALIEKHDNLYATLTLHHISMTLDDLLGGSLNPHCFCKPLIKTKKDQERLLSLALKAHPKISFGSDSAPHFISKKHSANIPAGIFSAPILLPALCELFEKHNALENLQAFISDNAKKIYALDNLPNKKVHLSKKPFIVPTHTLCLNEKITILRGGETLSWNLQEIA
- a CDS encoding sialidase family protein codes for the protein MESSRNRLKNTAFFVGLFIVLFLIIMKHQTPPYAFTHNQTLVTQNPPYFTQLTIPKPNDALSVHASSLISLPNDNLLSAYFSGTKEGARDVKISANLFDGKTNRWSEAFIILTKEELSKNAHEYIKKLGNPLLFLHDNKILLFVVGVSMGGWATSKIYQLESTLEPIHFKFVRKLSLSPFLNLSHLIKNKPLNTTDGGFMLPLYHELATQYPLLLKFDKQNNPRELLRPNTLNHQLQPSLTPFKDCAVMAFRNHSFKDNLMLETCKTPTAWQKPMLTNLKNLNDALNLINLNEELYLIHNPSDLSLRRKELWLSKLETSNSFKTLKVLDKANEVSYPSYSLNPHFIDIVYTYNRSHIKHIRFNMAYLNSLLK